A section of the Polynucleobacter sp. AP-Sving-400A-A2 genome encodes:
- a CDS encoding heavy metal translocating P-type ATPase, with the protein MNSSLPSSSCYHCGSFIFPNDYYELELAGINRKFCCAGCMAIAQTIHGEGLEVFYARRAQSSDKPAAYLASSEIPDSLAPYDDPSLLSRYTRPSSDGSYLETTLRLEKIRCAACVWLCEQHLRRMPGVKEVQINYVSQKVKVEFSPEKTSLARLLFEIERIGYEAWPFEPSLSIEKSKKERRQLLTRLGVALLGMMQVMMYAWPSYVGDSDITVEYDLLLGWTSWILTVPVMTYSAGPIFRAAWRSVASFRQAHILGMDVPIALALALAFSAGTVNLVTGSGQGYFDSITMFVAFILAARFVELLARQDAQGGAEALAKQLPATCERVPNYPTSLQVEIVPVVRCNPGEVIRVPPGDVVPADGILIEYESSLDESLLTGESKPIDKKIGDRVYAGTHNILNPVLMRIDAVGQSTRIAGIASLLDQALQAKPVMVSLAEKWAGYFVGFLLMIAFLSSAIWYYVDPSRAWTVLVSVLVASCPCALSLAVPTAMAAAQGAVTKLGLLIVRGHVLKGLVKTTDLVLDKTGTLTMGQPELKEVLVARSDFSRVDALKIAASMEVGQKHPLALSLLRAAEADNLSLSTLPEAVINQLGKGLSSGIYRLGSAAWVGAQQIVQDGQYGQVHLADDQGLIASFLFLDTPRAGLEKLLTAARSRKIAVHLVSGDDEVTVAWWAHHVGIDQFKGACSPEDKYRYIESLQKKDRVVWAIGDGINDAPLLARADVSIAVGAGAPLATAGADAILTASSLAPLAQSLLLADKTQRVIKENLIWALVYNLLAIPVAMMGWVNPWVAGIGMSLSSLAVTLNAWRLRKA; encoded by the coding sequence ATGAACTCTAGCCTACCAAGTAGTAGTTGTTATCACTGCGGTAGCTTTATTTTTCCGAACGATTATTACGAGCTTGAGCTTGCCGGCATCAATAGAAAATTCTGTTGTGCTGGTTGCATGGCAATTGCACAAACAATTCATGGCGAAGGCTTAGAAGTATTTTATGCGCGCCGTGCACAGTCAAGCGATAAGCCCGCAGCTTACCTTGCTTCAAGTGAAATACCTGACAGCCTTGCCCCTTACGACGATCCCTCTTTGCTTAGTCGATACACTCGCCCGAGCAGTGATGGCAGCTATCTAGAGACCACTCTTCGGCTAGAGAAGATTCGCTGCGCCGCTTGCGTGTGGTTATGCGAGCAGCACTTACGACGTATGCCTGGTGTCAAAGAAGTGCAGATTAACTACGTAAGTCAAAAGGTCAAGGTGGAATTTTCACCTGAGAAAACCAGTCTTGCTCGCTTACTCTTTGAAATAGAACGCATTGGTTACGAGGCGTGGCCTTTTGAGCCCTCACTATCCATTGAGAAATCTAAAAAAGAACGTCGGCAATTGCTTACTAGACTCGGAGTTGCATTACTAGGCATGATGCAAGTCATGATGTATGCCTGGCCAAGCTACGTTGGTGATAGTGATATTACGGTGGAATATGACCTGCTTTTAGGCTGGACTAGCTGGATTCTCACGGTTCCAGTAATGACTTATTCAGCTGGCCCGATTTTCCGGGCAGCTTGGAGGAGTGTTGCTTCGTTTCGGCAAGCGCATATATTGGGTATGGATGTGCCAATTGCTTTGGCTCTAGCCCTAGCATTTAGTGCGGGCACCGTAAATCTCGTAACAGGCTCAGGTCAAGGCTATTTTGATTCCATCACCATGTTTGTTGCCTTTATTTTGGCGGCACGTTTCGTAGAGTTATTGGCACGACAAGATGCGCAGGGTGGAGCAGAGGCGCTGGCAAAACAACTACCTGCCACGTGTGAGAGGGTGCCGAACTATCCCACGTCTTTGCAGGTTGAAATTGTGCCAGTGGTTCGCTGTAACCCTGGTGAAGTGATTCGTGTTCCTCCAGGTGATGTGGTTCCGGCTGACGGCATTTTGATTGAGTATGAGAGCTCTCTAGATGAGTCACTGCTTACTGGTGAATCTAAGCCGATTGATAAGAAGATTGGTGATCGAGTGTATGCAGGTACGCACAACATCCTCAATCCTGTATTGATGAGAATCGATGCTGTAGGTCAATCTACTCGTATTGCAGGTATCGCCTCATTACTGGATCAAGCATTGCAAGCCAAACCTGTCATGGTAAGTCTCGCAGAAAAGTGGGCTGGATATTTTGTAGGCTTTCTGTTGATGATTGCTTTTTTATCTTCAGCAATTTGGTACTACGTCGACCCGAGTAGAGCCTGGACTGTTTTGGTCTCTGTGCTGGTTGCTAGTTGCCCTTGCGCCCTTTCTCTTGCTGTACCAACGGCGATGGCTGCAGCCCAAGGGGCTGTAACAAAGCTCGGTTTGTTGATTGTGCGTGGCCATGTACTGAAAGGTTTGGTCAAGACAACAGATTTGGTGCTGGACAAAACTGGCACTCTCACTATGGGTCAACCAGAATTAAAAGAAGTTCTAGTTGCCCGCTCAGATTTTTCTCGAGTAGATGCATTGAAAATTGCCGCGTCCATGGAGGTAGGTCAAAAACATCCTCTTGCGCTATCACTATTGCGTGCTGCAGAAGCTGACAATCTTTCGCTAAGCACCTTGCCTGAGGCAGTGATTAATCAATTGGGTAAAGGCCTGAGCTCAGGTATTTATCGACTGGGAAGTGCTGCGTGGGTGGGTGCTCAGCAGATTGTGCAAGACGGTCAATATGGGCAAGTACATCTAGCAGATGACCAGGGGTTGATTGCGAGCTTTCTATTCTTAGATACTCCAAGAGCGGGATTGGAAAAGTTATTAACTGCAGCGAGGTCTCGCAAGATTGCGGTCCATTTGGTTTCAGGAGATGATGAAGTGACGGTGGCATGGTGGGCGCACCATGTTGGTATCGATCAGTTCAAAGGTGCATGCTCTCCAGAAGATAAATATCGCTATATTGAGAGCCTACAAAAAAAGGATCGGGTTGTTTGGGCAATTGGTGATGGTATTAACGATGCCCCTTTATTGGCGCGAGCGGATGTTTCTATTGCGGTCGGAGCGGGTGCACCCCTCGCTACAGCGGGTGCGGATGCGATCTTGACTGCAAGCTCCTTAGCTCCTTTAGCCCAATCGCTACTACTGGCTGATAAAACGCAGCGGGTGATTAAAGAAAACTTGATTTGGGCGCTGGTCTATAACTTGCTAGCCATTCCAGTAGCGATGATGGGGTGGGTCAACCCCTGGGTTGCTGGTATTGGTATGTCTCTATCCTCCTTGGCGGTTACATTAAATGCCTGGCGTCTTAGAAAGGCCTAG
- the ccoN gene encoding cytochrome-c oxidase, cbb3-type subunit I, producing the protein MGLTVGSNQDTFNYKVVSQFAIVTVLWGIVGMLVGVVLAAQLIWPDITFNIPWLSYGRLRPLHTNAVIFAFGGSALFATSYYIVQRTCQARLFCDKLATFTFWGWQLVIVLAAITLPLGISSSKEYAELEWPIDILITLVWVAYAVVFFGTIMKRKTKHIYVSNWFFGAYILTIAILHIFNNLEMPASMWKSYSAYAGVQDAMVQWWYGHNAVGFFLTTSFLGMMYYFIPKQAERPIYSYRLSIVHFWALNFTYMWAGPHHLQHTSLPDWAQSLGTVFSIILLAPSWGGMINGIMTLSGAWSKLRTDPILKFLVVALSFYGMSTFEGSMMSIKTVNSLSHYTDWTIGHVHSGALGWVAMITIGSLYYLFPRLVGQKDMYSIRLIEMHFWIATIGVVLYIAAMWIAGVMQGLMWRAFEPDGTLTYSFVESVKATYPFYVIRLLGGLCYLSGMLLMAYNVYKTVIGKTFVNAPIPQTSAAIR; encoded by the coding sequence ATGGGGCTTACCGTGGGGAGCAATCAAGATACTTTCAATTACAAAGTTGTCAGCCAATTTGCCATCGTTACGGTGCTTTGGGGAATTGTGGGCATGCTTGTGGGAGTCGTCCTTGCTGCACAGCTAATTTGGCCTGATATCACTTTTAATATTCCCTGGTTAAGCTATGGCCGCTTACGCCCATTGCATACCAATGCGGTCATTTTTGCATTCGGTGGATCGGCCTTATTTGCGACATCTTATTACATCGTGCAGCGCACATGCCAGGCAAGACTTTTTTGTGACAAGCTAGCCACTTTTACTTTTTGGGGTTGGCAGTTAGTGATTGTGCTGGCCGCAATTACCTTGCCTCTGGGCATATCAAGCTCTAAGGAATACGCAGAACTAGAGTGGCCAATTGATATCCTGATCACCTTGGTTTGGGTTGCCTATGCTGTGGTTTTTTTTGGCACCATTATGAAACGTAAAACAAAGCATATTTATGTTTCCAATTGGTTCTTTGGCGCGTATATCCTGACGATTGCCATTCTGCATATTTTTAACAATTTGGAAATGCCTGCAAGTATGTGGAAATCCTATTCCGCATATGCCGGTGTACAAGACGCCATGGTGCAGTGGTGGTATGGCCACAATGCAGTTGGGTTTTTCTTAACGACCAGCTTCTTAGGCATGATGTATTACTTCATTCCCAAGCAAGCAGAGCGTCCAATCTATTCATATCGCTTATCCATCGTTCACTTCTGGGCTTTGAACTTCACCTACATGTGGGCGGGCCCTCATCATTTACAACACACGTCTTTGCCTGACTGGGCTCAGTCACTCGGAACTGTATTCTCTATTATTTTGTTGGCTCCATCATGGGGCGGCATGATCAACGGCATCATGACTTTATCTGGTGCTTGGTCTAAATTACGCACCGATCCCATCTTAAAATTCTTGGTAGTGGCATTGTCTTTCTATGGCATGTCTACGTTTGAAGGTTCAATGATGTCTATCAAGACTGTTAATAGCTTGTCGCATTACACCGACTGGACTATTGGCCACGTTCACTCAGGCGCCCTCGGATGGGTTGCCATGATTACGATTGGCTCCCTGTACTACCTTTTTCCCCGTTTAGTTGGACAAAAAGACATGTATAGCATCCGCTTAATTGAGATGCATTTCTGGATCGCCACGATCGGTGTGGTGCTTTACATTGCTGCGATGTGGATTGCCGGAGTAATGCAAGGTTTGATGTGGAGAGCATTTGAGCCAGATGGCACATTAACTTACAGCTTTGTTGAGTCTGTAAAAGCAACCTATCCTTTTTATGTGATTCGTTTGTTAGGCGGCCTCTGTTACTTAAGCGGCATGCTCTTGATGGCATATAACGTTTATAAGACGGTAATTGGTAAAACATTCGTCAATGCTCCTATTCCACAAACATCAGCAGCTATTCGCTAA
- a CDS encoding cbb3-type cytochrome oxidase subunit 3, with amino-acid sequence MEQITAYLSALSTVIGLAFFVGIVWWAWSPGRKSANEESAELPFDLPDEFSKDKS; translated from the coding sequence ATGGAACAGATCACAGCTTATCTTTCCGCTCTTTCGACCGTCATTGGACTCGCCTTTTTTGTAGGGATTGTTTGGTGGGCTTGGTCTCCAGGTAGAAAGTCTGCCAATGAAGAATCAGCCGAACTTCCATTTGATCTTCCGGATGAATTTAGTAAGGACAAATCATGA
- a CDS encoding 2OG-Fe dioxygenase family protein: MTLSSLLPPLTPAKELVQSLRDDGFAVVSAQDVAQIAHVDLDQLRNLTQFWEGLPRDPYLKDGGRYRFRRHSSFEIKDASLASVPHRAHWQSVNYNALHGGIERWFEPSQTELTSNPAWHALLLGLTHILDGVKQVNTWFIEAHQFRIDTTDGIGRPTPEGAHRDGVDFVAVFLINRVDVKGGETRIFSATGSTGLRFILTEPWSLLLMNDERMIHESTPIQPLGQYGYRDTLVLTFRSNGFQDSPSSSQQ, encoded by the coding sequence ATGACTCTTTCCAGCCTTTTGCCCCCACTAACGCCCGCTAAGGAGTTAGTTCAGTCTTTACGAGATGATGGTTTTGCAGTTGTCTCTGCTCAGGATGTTGCACAAATTGCACATGTGGATCTTGATCAGCTACGCAATCTCACTCAGTTCTGGGAGGGCTTGCCTAGAGATCCCTATCTTAAGGATGGTGGGCGGTATCGCTTTCGCCGTCATTCAAGCTTTGAGATCAAGGATGCATCTTTGGCTAGCGTGCCGCATCGTGCCCACTGGCAGTCTGTCAATTACAACGCCCTGCATGGCGGTATCGAGCGTTGGTTTGAGCCTTCCCAAACTGAGCTCACTAGCAATCCTGCTTGGCATGCTCTTTTGCTGGGATTAACTCATATTCTGGATGGCGTTAAGCAAGTCAATACCTGGTTTATTGAGGCACACCAATTTCGGATTGATACGACCGATGGGATTGGGCGACCAACGCCTGAGGGGGCTCATCGTGACGGTGTTGATTTTGTAGCTGTCTTTTTAATCAATCGAGTCGATGTCAAGGGTGGCGAGACCCGAATTTTTAGTGCAACTGGTTCTACTGGTTTGCGATTTATCCTCACAGAGCCTTGGTCTTTATTGCTCATGAACGATGAAAGAATGATTCATGAATCTACTCCCATTCAGCCCTTGGGGCAGTACGGCTATAGGGATACTTTGGTACTCACGTTCCGCTCTAACGGCTTCCAGGATTCCCCCAGCAGTAGTCAGCAGTAA
- the ccoO gene encoding cytochrome-c oxidase, cbb3-type subunit II: MSNENKFFSHGTLEKNVGWLIIATIIVVSIAGLVQIVPLFFQHTTTEPSPGVAPYTALRLAGRDIYQREGCVGCHSQQIRTLRSEVERYGPYSLAGESVFDRPFLWGSKRTGPDLARVGARYSDDWHRIHLRNPRDVVPESNMPGYPWLQKSAADASSIQSHMMAMRRLGVPYADEMIAEAPKDLEGKTEEDALIAYLQGLGINRRYIMVDEVVAK, from the coding sequence ATGTCTAATGAAAATAAATTCTTTTCTCACGGAACCCTTGAAAAAAATGTTGGCTGGTTAATTATTGCCACCATCATTGTGGTGTCTATCGCTGGTTTAGTGCAAATTGTTCCTCTATTTTTTCAGCACACCACAACTGAACCAAGCCCTGGGGTAGCACCATACACAGCATTACGTTTGGCTGGTCGTGACATCTACCAGCGTGAAGGTTGCGTTGGCTGTCATTCACAACAGATTCGTACATTACGTTCAGAAGTTGAGCGTTACGGCCCTTATTCCTTGGCTGGTGAGTCAGTATTTGATCGTCCTTTCCTATGGGGTAGTAAGCGTACTGGCCCTGATTTAGCTCGGGTTGGTGCTCGTTACTCTGATGATTGGCATCGTATCCACTTGCGTAATCCGCGTGATGTCGTTCCTGAGTCCAATATGCCTGGATATCCTTGGTTGCAGAAGAGCGCTGCTGACGCTTCCTCGATTCAGTCTCATATGATGGCAATGCGTCGTTTAGGCGTTCCTTACGCTGATGAAATGATTGCTGAGGCACCTAAGGATTTGGAAGGTAAGACTGAAGAGGATGCCTTGATTGCCTATCTGCAAGGTTTAGGCATCAATCGTCGCTACATCATGGTTGATGAAGTTGTGGCGAAATAA
- a CDS encoding FixH family protein encodes MSEHEANKPWFKQLWPWLLISGPALAAIGCVITIYLAVNLYSDKPVRDGVVKRGLKVEQLKVEQDRK; translated from the coding sequence ATGTCAGAACATGAAGCTAACAAGCCTTGGTTTAAACAGCTGTGGCCCTGGCTGCTGATTAGTGGTCCAGCACTTGCTGCCATTGGATGTGTGATTACTATTTATTTGGCGGTCAATCTCTACTCAGATAAGCCTGTACGAGATGGTGTGGTGAAGCGTGGACTCAAAGTGGAGCAGCTTAAAGTGGAGCAGGACCGCAAATGA
- the ccoS gene encoding cbb3-type cytochrome oxidase assembly protein CcoS — protein sequence MESLFLLIPISLLLIGLLAWIFFWSVKAGQFDDLEGPGEAILMDDDTPKSKNISDHYKK from the coding sequence ATGGAAAGCCTTTTTCTCTTAATCCCCATTTCCCTGCTGTTGATCGGCCTCTTGGCTTGGATTTTCTTTTGGTCTGTGAAAGCAGGTCAATTTGATGATCTAGAGGGACCAGGGGAGGCGATTTTGATGGATGATGACACGCCTAAATCCAAGAATATAAGTGATCACTATAAAAAATAA
- the ccoG gene encoding cytochrome c oxidase accessory protein CcoG, with the protein MSDHSPVGKPIPIDVIEQSLYEIRRKIYPRSVSGLFARWRLILVFATQLLFYGLPWISWNDRQAVLFDLIQRKFYIFGLVLWPQDVIYLTLLLILSALALFLFTAIAGRLFCGYACPQTVYTEIFMWIERKVEGDRFARIRLDGEEWPWGICKWRLKITKHFLWFLIAFWTGFTFIGYFTPIETLSTSILHLSLGPWQTFWLCFYSFATWGNAGFMREQVCKYMCPYARFQSVMVDKDTFLVTYDKVRGEPRGSRNKSADHTTLGLGDCVDCSICVQVCPTGIDIRDGLQYMCIGCGACIDACDQVMEKVDYPKGLIRYTTERAIEEKETNQNALRHILRPRVLIYIAFITVLTSAFLISLLTRNPLRVDVMRDRGALAREVDGVRIENIYRIQIMNASENKMNVQLKASGLSDLRILNSQGELLTEVAVGPASNLLIPIKVSTTVGAHESGNYPIYFDVIGQELSGGEWITRTRDEKSSFIIPR; encoded by the coding sequence GTGTCAGATCATTCGCCGGTAGGTAAGCCTATTCCGATAGATGTGATTGAGCAATCTCTTTACGAGATCCGGCGAAAGATTTACCCACGATCTGTTAGTGGCTTATTTGCTCGCTGGCGTCTCATCTTGGTATTTGCAACGCAATTATTGTTTTATGGTCTGCCTTGGATTAGCTGGAATGATCGTCAAGCAGTACTCTTTGATTTAATTCAGCGTAAGTTTTATATCTTCGGCCTCGTGCTGTGGCCACAGGACGTCATTTATCTCACGCTCCTGTTAATTCTCTCTGCCTTAGCTCTCTTTTTATTCACGGCGATTGCGGGTCGATTATTTTGTGGCTACGCTTGTCCCCAAACGGTCTATACCGAAATTTTTATGTGGATCGAGCGTAAGGTTGAAGGCGATCGTTTTGCGCGGATTCGCTTAGACGGTGAAGAATGGCCTTGGGGTATTTGTAAGTGGCGCCTCAAAATTACTAAGCATTTCCTGTGGTTCTTGATTGCTTTTTGGACTGGTTTTACTTTCATTGGCTATTTCACTCCAATTGAAACCCTCAGCACCTCCATCTTACATCTTTCTTTGGGACCATGGCAAACCTTTTGGTTGTGTTTTTATAGCTTTGCAACCTGGGGTAATGCGGGCTTCATGCGCGAGCAAGTGTGTAAATATATGTGTCCATATGCACGCTTCCAAAGTGTGATGGTAGACAAAGATACTTTCTTGGTCACCTACGATAAGGTTCGGGGTGAGCCACGGGGTAGCCGTAACAAGTCAGCAGATCATACAACTCTGGGTCTAGGTGATTGCGTAGATTGCAGTATTTGTGTGCAAGTCTGCCCAACCGGCATTGACATCCGAGATGGCCTGCAATACATGTGTATTGGATGTGGCGCCTGTATTGATGCTTGTGATCAAGTAATGGAAAAAGTGGATTATCCAAAAGGCTTGATTCGGTATACAACCGAGCGAGCCATTGAAGAAAAAGAAACCAATCAAAATGCACTACGTCATATCTTACGACCACGTGTTTTGATCTACATCGCTTTTATTACTGTACTTACCAGTGCCTTCTTGATCTCATTGCTGACCCGAAATCCCTTAAGGGTTGATGTCATGCGTGATCGTGGAGCATTGGCTCGCGAAGTGGATGGTGTCCGTATTGAAAATATTTACCGTATTCAGATCATGAATGCATCAGAAAATAAGATGAATGTACAGCTCAAGGCAAGTGGCCTATCGGATTTAAGAATACTTAATTCTCAGGGAGAGTTGCTTACGGAGGTTGCGGTAGGACCAGCCAGTAATCTTTTGATTCCGATTAAAGTAAGTACTACTGTAGGTGCGCATGAGTCTGGTAATTACCCAATTTACTTTGATGTCATTGGTCAAGAGCTATCTGGTGGCGAGTGGATTACCAGGACCCGCGATGAAAAATCAAGTTTTATTATTCCCCGCTAA
- a CDS encoding MFS transporter — protein sequence MRLKPAGYTPLMLMAQTCALLGFACYAVVLTTLQDEWHLSNLQSGLIASAFFFGYMLMVPLATALTDRVDAKKVYLVGGLSATCGLLGMGLFAYNFWTALIFMALNGVGLAGTYMPGLKILSDRIKTGELTRHIAFYTAFFGIGTGFSYLCSGWILNSLGWRYVFGIIALGPFTALLIVLLFIPALTHKKWHGPIRIRLHDIFPVDKWRLVLQDKTASGFIFGYTAHSIELFACRSWIVAFFGFCAIVTGDPFLLTATTLAGVINFFGVPASIIGNEIALRIGRQKWIFFVMLSSAAFGVALAWSTGQSWWLIIALAVGHTIFIMADSSTLTAGLVISAKDNIKGAAMGLHSLMGFGGGLLGPAIFGFVLDLTGSRASQISWVWAYAAVVVWGVLFVLYERRNGWVGGYITRKS from the coding sequence ATGCGTTTAAAGCCTGCTGGTTACACACCCCTGATGCTGATGGCGCAAACTTGTGCGCTATTGGGTTTTGCCTGTTACGCGGTAGTGTTAACCACACTGCAAGATGAATGGCATCTGAGTAATTTACAGTCCGGCTTAATTGCTAGTGCTTTCTTCTTTGGTTACATGCTGATGGTTCCATTGGCAACCGCTCTCACCGATCGCGTTGATGCAAAAAAAGTCTATCTCGTAGGGGGTCTTTCAGCGACCTGTGGATTACTCGGTATGGGCCTCTTTGCCTATAACTTTTGGACCGCCTTAATATTTATGGCGCTCAATGGCGTCGGTTTAGCGGGTACGTATATGCCTGGCTTAAAAATTCTGTCAGATCGTATTAAAACCGGAGAACTGACTCGCCACATTGCTTTTTATACCGCATTCTTTGGTATTGGCACTGGCTTCTCTTATCTTTGCTCTGGTTGGATCTTAAATAGTTTGGGCTGGCGCTATGTTTTTGGAATCATCGCCTTAGGCCCATTCACAGCATTGTTGATTGTGCTCTTATTTATTCCTGCGCTCACCCATAAAAAGTGGCATGGCCCAATACGTATTCGCTTACATGATATTTTTCCGGTGGATAAGTGGCGCTTAGTCTTGCAAGATAAAACAGCCTCAGGATTTATCTTTGGCTATACCGCCCACTCCATCGAGTTGTTCGCTTGCCGTAGTTGGATCGTAGCCTTTTTTGGTTTCTGTGCCATTGTGACCGGCGACCCCTTTCTATTAACTGCAACCACTCTTGCGGGCGTGATTAATTTCTTTGGTGTTCCTGCATCCATCATTGGAAATGAGATTGCCTTAAGAATAGGGCGTCAAAAATGGATTTTCTTTGTCATGTTATCTAGCGCAGCATTTGGTGTGGCGCTCGCTTGGTCAACAGGACAATCTTGGTGGTTAATTATTGCCTTAGCAGTAGGACATACAATTTTCATCATGGCTGATTCTTCCACCTTAACTGCAGGCTTAGTCATTAGTGCCAAAGACAATATTAAAGGTGCTGCAATGGGGCTCCATTCCCTGATGGGCTTTGGGGGAGGGTTGTTGGGCCCAGCTATTTTTGGTTTTGTACTTGATTTAACTGGCTCACGTGCCTCGCAAATATCCTGGGTCTGGGCCTATGCTGCGGTGGTCGTTTGGGGTGTTCTGTTTGTACTGTATGAGCGCCGTAACGGCTGGGTTGGTGGGTATATCACCCGCAAGTCATGA
- the ccoP gene encoding cytochrome-c oxidase, cbb3-type subunit III produces the protein MSDFFNSGWSNYIALVSLVGIVWCIWLLASQRKAKVIHTADGAVADTGHVWDGDLRELNNPLPRWWAWMFLLSCIFALVYLVLFPGLGSFPGVVGYTTDGALMRSMTEANEELKPVYAKYVKMDIEEVAADPKAREMGQRLFLNSCAQCHGSDAGGAKGFPNLTDGDWLYGGSPENIKTTLINGRNGVMPAYGHLEATQIVDLANHVRSLSGLTADDTKVARGAELFKSNCVACHGIEGKGNIAMGAPNLTDKTWLYGGSEATIVETLTKGRMAMMPSQDKVLSPEKIHLLTAYVWGLSKNKMAAAK, from the coding sequence ATGAGCGACTTTTTTAATAGCGGTTGGAGTAATTACATCGCGCTAGTTTCATTAGTCGGTATTGTTTGGTGTATTTGGCTTCTGGCTTCACAACGTAAGGCTAAGGTAATCCATACAGCAGATGGTGCAGTAGCAGATACAGGTCATGTTTGGGATGGCGATTTGCGCGAACTCAACAATCCATTGCCACGCTGGTGGGCGTGGATGTTCTTGTTATCTTGCATCTTTGCCTTGGTCTACCTAGTGTTATTTCCGGGTTTAGGTTCATTTCCAGGGGTAGTTGGCTATACCACTGACGGCGCTTTGATGAGATCTATGACGGAGGCAAATGAAGAGTTAAAGCCTGTGTACGCTAAGTATGTGAAGATGGATATTGAGGAAGTTGCTGCAGATCCGAAGGCGCGTGAAATGGGTCAGCGTTTATTTTTAAACTCCTGTGCTCAGTGCCATGGTTCAGATGCGGGCGGCGCAAAAGGTTTTCCGAATTTGACCGATGGAGATTGGCTCTATGGCGGTTCCCCAGAAAATATTAAGACGACCCTCATTAATGGACGCAATGGAGTAATGCCTGCATATGGACATCTCGAGGCTACGCAGATTGTAGATTTAGCCAACCATGTTCGCAGCTTATCTGGTCTAACTGCTGACGATACAAAAGTCGCTCGTGGCGCAGAATTATTTAAATCCAATTGCGTAGCTTGTCATGGTATAGAGGGTAAAGGCAATATTGCCATGGGAGCACCTAACCTGACTGATAAGACTTGGCTATATGGTGGATCAGAGGCAACCATTGTGGAGACTCTCACTAAAGGCCGGATGGCTATGATGCCGTCTCAAGATAAAGTATTGAGCCCTGAAAAGATTCATCTTTTAACGGCTTATGTTTGGGGTTTATCCAAGAACAAGATGGCTGCAGCTAAGTAA
- a CDS encoding helix-turn-helix domain-containing protein yields the protein MNYTNSDVPSGKCSVCVLGQFCLPVGISPTDIAKIDTLVKERVHLQKGESLYRHGDPLSAVYSIRYGTLKTEYGLEDGRQQVIGFHLPGEILGLDGIGDGSYQSEAIALEESEVCIIRYEAFEDLAHQIPALQKQFHRILSRELTQDQRHLLSLGSLRAEERLATFLLNLSQRLAARGYLNNEFDLRMSRVEIGSYLGIQIETVSRMLSRFAESGLIQIKQRHIKLIDMDGLHELAGIPNPERTVQIKPCAN from the coding sequence ATGAATTACACCAACTCAGATGTCCCCAGTGGCAAATGCTCAGTCTGTGTACTAGGTCAGTTTTGCTTGCCAGTGGGCATTAGCCCAACTGACATCGCTAAGATTGACACTCTTGTAAAAGAACGGGTTCATCTACAAAAAGGTGAGAGCCTCTACCGTCATGGTGACCCACTTTCTGCGGTCTACAGCATTCGTTATGGCACTCTCAAGACTGAGTATGGCTTGGAGGATGGGCGTCAACAAGTCATCGGCTTTCATCTACCTGGTGAGATCTTAGGGCTTGATGGTATTGGAGACGGCAGCTATCAATCTGAAGCGATTGCTCTGGAAGAGAGTGAGGTGTGCATTATTCGCTATGAGGCATTTGAGGACTTAGCACACCAAATTCCGGCACTGCAAAAGCAGTTTCACCGCATTTTGAGCCGTGAACTCACCCAAGATCAACGTCACCTACTCTCACTCGGTAGCTTGCGTGCTGAGGAGCGTTTAGCAACTTTTCTGCTCAATCTTTCTCAGCGCTTGGCTGCACGAGGCTACCTCAATAATGAATTTGATTTGCGCATGAGTCGCGTAGAAATTGGCAGCTATCTCGGTATTCAGATTGAAACAGTGAGCCGGATGCTCTCACGCTTTGCCGAATCAGGACTTATTCAAATTAAACAACGTCATATCAAACTCATAGACATGGACGGACTGCATGAACTGGCCGGCATCCCAAACCCTGAACGTACAGTACAGATCAAGCCATGTGCTAATTGA